Proteins from a single region of Dictyostelium discoideum AX4 chromosome 5 chromosome, whole genome shotgun sequence:
- the syn8B gene encoding hypothetical protein: MGDYWLNEHDNIVKLINSLTADIKEYSIQQRNNPGIVQKNTPAKLRNGLVHITNEILRLQDSLTYGNNRNIQEKELLRRKNKVESLISMKNQLNSTLDAAINNTSQKNELMGNNNGVGIGYSNRQFGKPKETEATKQFDNQQLFTNQQHIMREQDESLDLLSQSIMRQKNMAHAMSNELDQHNEMLDDVEIGTDAVSMRLRNANRRMETIKQNAGSTCMIVCIVILIILIVVLIATDSGCKIYNDPKHCP; encoded by the exons atgggTGACTATTGGTTAAATGAACATGATAATATTGTAAAActtataaattcattaacaGCAGATATAAAAGAATATTCAATTCAACAAAGAAATAATCCTGGTATCGTTCAAAAGAATACACCAGCTAAACTTAGAAATGGTTTAGTTCATAttacaaatgaaattttaagaTTACAAGATAGTTTAACATatggtaataatagaaatat aCAGGAAAAAGAATTACTAAGAAGAAAGAATAAAGTCGAAAGTTTAATAtcaatgaaaaatcaattaaattcaacattAGATGCTgcaataaataatacatcACAAAa gaatgaATTAAtgggtaataataatggtgtaGGTATTGGATATAGTAATAGACAATTTGGTAAACCAAAAGAAACAGAGGCAACTAAACAATTTGataatcaacaattatttacaaatcaACAACATATTATGAGAGAACAAGATGAATCATTAGATTTATTATCACAATCTATTATGAGACAAAAGAATATGGCCCATGCAATGAGTAATGAATTGGATCAACATAATGAAATGTTGGATGATGTTGAAATTGGAACTGATGCCGTTTCAATGAGATTAAGAAATGCAAATCGTAGAATGGAaacaataaaacaaaatgcTGGTAGTACTTGTATGATTGTTTgcattgtaattttaattatattaatagttGTTTTAATTGCAACTG attctggttgtaaaatttataatgatCCAAAGCATTGTCCTTAA